Proteins from one Lepidochelys kempii isolate rLepKem1 chromosome 6, rLepKem1.hap2, whole genome shotgun sequence genomic window:
- the DACT1 gene encoding dapper homolog 1, with protein MKPSPAAAAAKEPEPGQPQAAAPREPDGRWREKGEAEAERQRTRERLEATLAGLGELDYLRQRQELLVKSLLLSHSPGAAPSAAGARGEPPGEGDAQRSLEEKFLEENILLLRKQLNCLRRRDAGLLNQLQELDKQISDLRLDVEKTTDEHLETDSRPSSGFYELSDGASGSLSNSSNSVFSECLSSCHSSTCFCSPLETSLNILDGRPKSADLVGWMDYNKESQHEDPASGAVCRSLSTTHSNSLDVVADVHPKYQCDLVSKNGNDVYRYPSPLHAVAVQSPMFLLPVTGNPLREEERRGCNVNDVCTGAELDSAKTGNSFLLQSSWSVPCPSANKKLEGYILSLVQKKTHSVRTNKPRTSLNADPTKGILRHGSMCVRQTAAVSHPNIVNLKNSKQACLHSSGTTALDNGTFSPLNQRSKESNGEQLESRKVPLAAAYPPSAVNELQSKHLSRTVKPASQELNWCPVATTGDIPKENGQLFAKSPTESPGRHTALQQENKVTHPPKKLLLKNRLQAAHPTSPPLEERPTLDFKSEGSSSQSLDEGLLVSAQYIPAQQQSLKLHKGTKSVKILKSSTLKHRSHLASLLESNAPTMREKTKPIGKKCRFPDDLDTNKKLKKPCVRGKKSSNSQLEPSFPSRHTGLHKTVIKSHGHSREVVVAKPKHKRGDYRRWKSSAEISYEEALRRARRNRREAIGVYSQVPLPYVSPYAYIASDSEYSAECESLFHSTVVDTSEDEQSNYTTNCFGDSESSLSEVEFVGESTTTSDSDESGGLIWSQFVQTLPIQTVAAPELHKNAAKAFVKIKASHNLKKKILRFRSGSLKLMTTV; from the exons ATGAAGCCGAGCCCGGCGGCCGCCGCGGCCAAGGAGCCGGAGCCGGGGCAGCCGCAGGCGGCGGCGCCCCGGGAGCCCGATGGGCGCTGGAGGGAGAAGGgcgaggcggaggcggagcggcagCGCACCCGGGAGCGGCTGGAGGCCACGCTGGCCGGGCTGGGCGAGCTGGACTACCTGCGCCAGCGGCAGGAGCTGCTGGTGAAGAGCCTGCTGCTGAGCCACTCGCCGGGGGCCGCCCCCAGCGCCGCCGGGGCCCGCGGGGAGCCGCCCGGGGAAGGGGACGCCCAGCGCAGCCTGGaggagaagttcctggaggagaACATCCTCCTGCTGAGGAAGCAGCTG AACTGTTTGAGAAGGCGAGATGCTGGTCTATTAAATCAGCTGCAAGAACTAGACAAACAGATAAGTGATCTAAGACTGGATGTAGAAAAGACTACAGATGAGCACCTTGAGACAGACAGTCGCCCAAGTTCAG gaTTTTATGAGCTGAGTGATGGGGCCTCTGGATCACTTTCCAATTCTTCTAACTCAGTCTTCAGTGAGTGTTTATCCAGTTGCCATTCCAGCACCTGTTTTTGCAGCCCTTTGGAGACATCTTTGAATATCTTGGATGGACGCCCAAAATCTGCAG ATCTCGTAGGCTGGATGGATTACAATAAAGAAAGCCAGCACGAGGACCCAGCATCAGGTGCTGTCTGTCGTTCGCTCTCCACAACGCACTCCAATTCCCTTGATGTGGTTGCAGATGTACATCCAAAGTATCAGTGTGACTTAGTATCTAAAAATGGGAATGACGTGTACCGTTACCCCAGTCCCCTACATGCAGTAGCCGTGCAGAGTCCAATGTTTCTTCTTCCTGTGACCGGTAATCCCCTGAGAGAAGAAGAGAGACGTGGTTGCAATGTTAATGATGTTTGCACTGGAGCTGAACTAGACTCAGCAAAAACAGGCAATTCCTTTCTCCTGCAGAGCTCATGGTCTGTACCCTGTCCTTCAGCCAACAAAAAACTAGAGGGTTACATCTTGAGCCTTGTTCAGAAAAAGACGCATTCTGTGAGGACTAACAAACCGAGAACAAGTCTGAATGCTGACCCCACAAAAGGCATTTTGAGACATGGGAGCATGTGTGTTAGACAGACTGCGGCTGTTTCACATCCTAACATTGTGAACCTGAAGAATTCCAAACAAGCATGTTTGCATTCCAGTGGAACAACCGCTTTGGATAATGGCACCTTCTCGCCATTAAATCAGCGGTCAAAAGAATCTAATGGGGAGCAGCTGGAAAGCAGAAAGGTGCCTCTGGCTGCAGCCTACCCACCAAGCGCTGTCAATGAACTTCAAAGCAAACATCTGTCAAGGACCGTCAAACCAGCATCTCAAGAACTAAACTGGTGTCCTGTAGCTACAACAGGGGATATCCCAAAGGAAAATGGCCAACTCTTTGCTAAGTCTCCTACAGAAAGTCCTGGTAGGCATACAGCACTGCAGCAGGAGAATAAAGTGACCCACCCACCCAAAAAGCTACTGCTAAAAAACCGCTTGCAAGCAGCTCACCCCACTTCGCCTCCTCTGGAGGAGAGACCCACGTTGGATTTCAAGAGTGAGGGCTCTTCCTCTCAGAGCCTGGATGAAGGCTTGCTGGTGAGTGCTCAGTACATACCAGCTCAACAGCAAAGCCTTAAGCTTCACAAAGGCACCAAAAGTGTCAAAATTCTGAAGAGCTCTACTCTGAAACACAGGTCCCACCTGGCCAGCCTGCTGGAAAGCAATGCGCCCACCATGCGGGAGAAAACCAAGCCAATTGGCAAAAAGTGTCGTTTCCCTGATGACTTGGATACAAATAAGAAACTTAAAAAGCCCTGtgtgagagggaagaaaagcagcAATTCACAGCTGGAGCCAAGCTTTCCAAGCAGGCACACTGGCCTCCATAAAACTGTGATCAAATCTCACGGACATAGCAGAGAAGTAGTTGTGGCCAAACCTAAACACAAGCGAGGAGATTATCGCCGGTGGAAGTCCTCAGCAGAGATTTCCTATGAGGAAGCCTTGAGAAGGGCAAGAAGAAACAGGAGAGAAGCCATAGGGGTGTATTCACAAGTTCCCCTTCCGTACGTCAGCCCCTACGCTTACATTGCTAGTGACTCTGAGTATTCAGCAGAATGCGAATCCCTGTTCCACTCCACCGTAGTGGACACCAGTGAAGATGAGCAGAGTAACTACACGACAAACTGCTTTGGAGACAGCGAGTCCAGCTTGAGTGAGGTGGAGTTCGTTGGGGAGAGCACGACTACTAGTGACTCCGATGAAAGCGGGGGGCTTATTTGGTCTCAGTTTGTCCAGACTCTTCCTATCCAAACGGTGGCCGCTCCAGAGCTGCACAAAAATGCAGCAAAGGCCTTTGTCAAAATTAAAGCCTCGCATAACCTCAAGAAGAAAATCCTTCGTTTCCGATCTGGCTCTCTCAAATTGATGACGACTGTCTAA